A DNA window from Pseudomonas wuhanensis contains the following coding sequences:
- the rplI gene encoding 50S ribosomal protein L9, translating to MQLILLEKVTNLGNLGDKVNVKAGYGRNYLLPYGKATAATAANLAAFEERRAELEKAAADRKTSAESRAAQLAELEVTITATAGDEGKLFGSIGTHDIADALTASGVEVAKSEVRLPNGTIRNVGEFDVAVHLHAEVEATVRVVVVAA from the coding sequence ATGCAACTGATCCTTCTGGAAAAAGTCACCAACCTGGGCAACCTGGGTGACAAAGTGAACGTTAAGGCTGGTTACGGTCGTAACTACCTGCTGCCTTACGGCAAAGCTACCGCTGCGACCGCTGCCAACCTGGCTGCGTTCGAAGAGCGTCGCGCTGAGCTGGAAAAAGCCGCAGCAGACCGCAAAACTTCGGCTGAAAGCCGTGCCGCCCAACTGGCTGAGCTGGAAGTGACTATCACTGCCACCGCTGGTGACGAAGGCAAGCTGTTCGGTTCGATCGGCACCCACGACATCGCTGATGCACTGACCGCCTCTGGCGTTGAAGTTGCAAAAAGCGAAGTTCGTCTGCCGAACGGCACCATCCGCAACGTAGGCGAATTCGACGTAGCCGTGCACCTGCACGCCGAAGTTGAAGCCACCGTACGCGTTGTCGTGGTAGCAGCTTAA
- the dnaB gene encoding replicative DNA helicase, which produces MNDISAPEQYDLQTAALKVPPHSIEAEQAVLGGLMLDNNAWERVLDQVSDGDFYRHDHRLIFRAIAKLADQNSPIDVVTLAEQLDKEGQTSQVGGLGYLGELAKNTPSVANIKAYAQIVRERATLRQLIGISTEIADSAFNPEGRTAAEILDEAERQIFQIAEARPKTGGPVSVNDLLTKAIDRIDTLFNTDNAITGLSTGYTDLDEKTSGLQPSDLIIVAGRPSMGKTTFAMNLVENAVLRSEKAVLVYSLEMPGESLIMRMLSSLGRIDQTKVRAGRLEDDDWPRLTSAVNLLNDRKLFIDDTAGISPSEMRARTRRLVREHGEIGLIMIDYLQLMQIPGSSGDNRTNEISEISRSLKALAKEFNCPVVALSQLNRSLEQRPNKRPVNSDLRESGAIEQDADVIMFVYRDEVYHPETEHKGIAEIIIGKQRNGPIGFIRLAFIGKYTRFENLAPGSYNFDDDE; this is translated from the coding sequence ATGAACGATATCTCCGCTCCCGAGCAATATGATCTGCAAACCGCTGCCCTGAAGGTGCCGCCGCATTCCATCGAGGCCGAACAGGCCGTGCTCGGTGGTCTGATGCTGGACAACAACGCCTGGGAACGCGTGCTCGATCAAGTCTCCGACGGCGATTTCTATCGGCATGACCACCGCCTGATCTTCCGGGCCATCGCCAAGCTGGCGGACCAGAACTCCCCGATCGACGTCGTGACCCTTGCCGAGCAATTGGACAAGGAAGGTCAGACCTCGCAAGTCGGTGGACTCGGTTACCTCGGTGAACTGGCGAAAAACACGCCGTCCGTCGCCAACATCAAGGCCTATGCCCAAATCGTTCGCGAGCGGGCGACGTTGCGCCAGCTGATCGGCATCAGCACCGAAATCGCCGACAGCGCCTTCAACCCCGAAGGCCGCACCGCCGCTGAAATCCTTGACGAGGCCGAACGGCAGATCTTCCAGATTGCCGAGGCCCGTCCGAAAACCGGCGGCCCGGTCAGCGTCAACGACCTGCTGACCAAGGCCATCGACCGCATCGATACCTTGTTCAACACCGACAACGCCATTACCGGCCTGTCTACCGGCTATACCGACCTCGACGAGAAGACCAGCGGACTGCAACCGTCCGACCTGATCATCGTCGCCGGCCGTCCGTCCATGGGTAAAACCACCTTTGCGATGAACCTGGTGGAAAACGCCGTGTTGCGTAGCGAGAAGGCTGTTCTGGTTTACTCCCTCGAGATGCCAGGCGAATCGCTGATCATGCGTATGCTGTCTTCCCTCGGCCGGATCGACCAGACCAAGGTCCGGGCCGGTCGCCTTGAAGACGACGACTGGCCGCGCCTGACGTCGGCGGTCAACCTGCTCAATGATCGCAAGCTGTTCATCGATGACACGGCGGGTATCAGCCCATCGGAAATGCGGGCCCGGACCCGTCGTCTGGTGCGTGAGCACGGTGAGATCGGCCTGATCATGATCGACTACCTGCAGCTGATGCAGATCCCGGGTTCCAGCGGTGATAACCGCACCAACGAGATTTCCGAGATTTCCCGGTCCCTGAAAGCCCTGGCCAAGGAATTCAACTGCCCGGTGGTGGCACTGTCCCAGCTCAACCGTTCCCTGGAACAACGGCCGAACAAGCGCCCGGTGAACTCCGACTTGCGCGAATCGGGTGCGATCGAGCAGGACGCCGACGTGATCATGTTCGTGTACCGGGACGAGGTGTATCACCCGGAAACCGAACACAAAGGCATTGCCGAAATCATTATCGGCAAACAGCGGAACGGCCCGATCGGCTTTATCCGCCTGGCCTTCATCGGCAAATACACCCGATTTGAAAACCTGGCGCCGGGTAGCTACAACTTCGACGACGATGAATAA
- a CDS encoding DUF2126 domain-containing protein, whose translation MSIHVALHHVTHYRYDRAVELGPQIVRLRPAAHSRTRILSYALKVSPEQHFINWQQDPQGNYLARLVFPEKTDELRIEVDLLAEMAVFNPFDFFLEPYAEKIPFTYAADERKELAPYLETLPLTPTFKAYLEGIDRTPLPSVDFLVALNQRLSEDIGYLIRMEPGVQTPEYTLEHASGSCRDSAWLLVQLLRNLGLAARFVSGYLIQLTADVKSLDGPSGTEVDFTDLHAWCEVYLPGAGWIGLDATSGLFAGEGHIPLACSPDPSSAAPISGLVEPCECEFTHEMSVERIWEAPRVTKPYTEEQWLAIQALGRQIDADLLEGDVRLTMGGEPTFVSIDDPDGAEWNTAALGPDKRRLSAELFQRMRKHYAPKGLVHFGQGKWYPGEQLPRWSLNCYWRRDGVPIWHNSALIADEQDDYGADGELAGRFLASVAERLKIPTRFVFPAYEDNFYYLWREGALPQNVSAEDSRLEEPLERARLRKVFSQGLDKVIGQVLPLARTAKGDQWQSGRWYLREEHCRLVPGDSPLGYRLPLGSQPWVKAAEYPFIHPVDPNQDFPELPGTEQLQNHAQPQTADERAPKIDESADWLTRTAFCAEAREGRLYLFMPPLERVEDYLELVAAIEAAAEELHCPVLLEGYEPPSDPRLSNFRITPDPGVIEVNVQPSATWDELVERTEFLYEEARQTRLTTEKFMIDGRHTGTGGGNHFVLGGATPADSPFLRRPDLLRSLISYWHNHPSLSYLFSGLFIGPTSQAPRVDEARNDSLYELEIAFAQMPKPGEECPPWLVDRLLRNLLIDVTGNTHRAEFCIDKLYSPDGATGRLGLLELRAFEMPPHARMSLAQQLLLRALLARFWREPYAPPKLARWGTELHDRFLLPHFIEQDFADVIVDLNAAGYPVRAEWFAAHLEFRFPKVGDYAVSGIQLELRQALEPWHVLGEEGAAGGTVRYVDSSLERLQVKLSGLPPQRYLLTCNGIPVPLQPTGRVGEFVAGVRFRAWQPANCLQPTIPVHAPLVFDLLDTWMGRSLGGCQYHVAHPGGRNYDSLPVNANEAESRRMARFFRVGHTPGKLPIPNLEINDELPMTLDLRRF comes from the coding sequence GTGTCGATTCATGTCGCATTGCATCACGTCACGCATTACCGCTACGACCGTGCCGTCGAGCTCGGTCCGCAGATCGTTCGGCTGCGCCCGGCTGCCCACAGCCGCACGCGGATACTGTCCTATGCGCTGAAAGTCTCGCCCGAGCAGCATTTCATCAACTGGCAGCAGGATCCCCAGGGCAATTACCTGGCGCGGTTGGTATTCCCGGAGAAAACCGATGAGCTGCGGATCGAGGTCGATTTGCTGGCGGAGATGGCGGTCTTCAATCCGTTCGACTTTTTCCTCGAGCCCTACGCCGAAAAAATCCCTTTCACCTATGCCGCGGATGAGCGCAAAGAGCTGGCGCCGTACCTGGAAACCTTGCCCCTGACGCCGACATTCAAGGCCTATCTGGAGGGCATCGATCGCACGCCGCTACCGAGCGTGGATTTCCTGGTCGCGCTCAACCAGCGCCTCAGCGAAGACATCGGCTACCTGATTCGCATGGAGCCAGGTGTACAGACCCCGGAATACACCCTCGAGCATGCGTCCGGTTCCTGCCGCGACTCGGCATGGTTGCTGGTGCAATTGCTGCGCAACCTCGGCCTGGCGGCGCGTTTCGTGTCCGGTTACCTGATTCAGTTGACCGCCGATGTCAAAAGCCTTGACGGTCCCTCGGGCACCGAAGTGGACTTCACTGACCTGCACGCCTGGTGCGAGGTCTATTTGCCCGGTGCTGGCTGGATCGGCCTGGACGCGACTTCAGGGTTGTTTGCCGGCGAAGGACACATTCCATTGGCCTGTAGTCCCGATCCGTCCTCTGCGGCACCGATCAGTGGCTTGGTGGAACCGTGCGAGTGCGAATTCACCCACGAGATGTCGGTCGAGCGGATTTGGGAAGCGCCGCGGGTTACCAAGCCCTACACCGAAGAGCAATGGCTGGCGATTCAGGCATTGGGCCGGCAGATCGATGCCGACCTGCTCGAAGGCGACGTGCGCCTGACCATGGGCGGTGAGCCGACGTTCGTTTCCATCGATGACCCGGACGGTGCCGAGTGGAACACCGCGGCGCTCGGGCCGGACAAGCGTCGGCTGTCGGCCGAGCTGTTCCAGCGCATGCGCAAGCATTACGCACCCAAGGGGCTGGTGCATTTCGGTCAGGGCAAGTGGTACCCCGGCGAGCAACTGCCGCGCTGGTCGCTGAACTGCTACTGGCGCCGCGACGGCGTGCCGATCTGGCACAACAGCGCGCTGATCGCCGATGAGCAGGACGACTACGGCGCCGATGGCGAACTGGCCGGGCGTTTTCTGGCGAGTGTCGCCGAACGCTTGAAAATTCCGACCCGCTTTGTGTTCCCGGCCTACGAAGACAATTTCTATTACCTCTGGCGCGAAGGCGCTTTGCCGCAGAACGTCAGCGCCGAAGACTCACGCCTGGAAGAACCTTTGGAGCGTGCGCGCCTGCGCAAAGTCTTCAGTCAGGGCCTGGACAAGGTTATCGGCCAGGTCCTGCCGCTGGCACGCACCGCCAAGGGCGATCAATGGCAGAGCGGTCGCTGGTATCTGCGGGAAGAACATTGCCGGTTGGTGCCGGGGGATTCGCCGCTGGGGTATCGCTTGCCACTCGGTTCGCAGCCCTGGGTGAAGGCAGCGGAGTATCCGTTCATTCATCCTGTCGACCCGAATCAGGATTTTCCTGAGCTGCCGGGCACCGAGCAGCTACAGAATCACGCTCAACCGCAAACCGCCGACGAGCGCGCGCCAAAGATCGATGAGTCCGCCGATTGGCTGACCCGCACCGCCTTCTGCGCCGAAGCGCGAGAAGGCCGGTTGTACCTGTTCATGCCGCCATTGGAGCGGGTCGAGGACTATCTGGAACTGGTCGCCGCCATCGAAGCCGCCGCCGAGGAATTGCATTGCCCGGTGTTGCTGGAAGGCTATGAACCGCCGAGCGATCCGCGCCTGAGCAACTTCCGCATTACTCCGGATCCGGGAGTGATTGAGGTCAACGTCCAGCCGTCTGCCACCTGGGACGAGTTGGTGGAGCGCACCGAGTTTCTTTACGAAGAGGCGCGCCAGACTCGACTCACCACCGAGAAGTTCATGATCGACGGCCGGCATACCGGCACTGGTGGCGGCAACCATTTCGTATTGGGTGGAGCGACCCCGGCAGACTCGCCGTTTCTGCGCCGTCCGGATTTGCTGCGCAGCCTGATCAGCTACTGGCACAACCACCCGTCCTTGTCCTACCTGTTTTCCGGACTGTTCATCGGCCCGACATCCCAGGCGCCGCGGGTGGATGAAGCGCGCAACGATTCGCTGTATGAACTGGAAATCGCCTTCGCACAGATGCCGAAGCCGGGCGAAGAATGCCCGCCATGGCTGGTGGATCGCTTGTTGCGCAATTTGCTGATCGACGTGACCGGTAACACCCACCGCGCCGAGTTCTGCATCGACAAACTCTATTCGCCGGACGGCGCCACCGGGCGCCTTGGATTACTGGAACTGCGAGCCTTTGAAATGCCGCCCCATGCACGCATGAGCCTGGCTCAGCAGTTGTTGCTGCGGGCGTTGCTGGCTCGCTTCTGGCGCGAGCCTTATGCACCACCGAAACTCGCGCGTTGGGGCACCGAACTGCACGACCGGTTCCTGTTGCCGCACTTTATCGAGCAGGATTTCGCTGATGTGATCGTCGACCTCAATGCCGCCGGTTACCCCGTGCGGGCCGAGTGGTTCGCGGCGCATCTGGAGTTCCGCTTTCCCAAGGTCGGTGATTACGCCGTCAGCGGCATCCAACTGGAATTGCGTCAGGCGCTGGAGCCTTGGCATGTACTCGGCGAGGAGGGCGCGGCAGGTGGCACGGTGCGTTACGTGGATTCGTCGCTGGAGCGTTTGCAGGTCAAGCTCAGCGGCCTGCCGCCCCAGCGTTATCTGCTGACCTGCAATGGCATCCCGGTGCCATTGCAACCCACGGGGCGGGTCGGTGAGTTCGTCGCCGGCGTTCGCTTTCGCGCCTGGCAACCGGCTAACTGTCTGCAACCGACCATCCCGGTCCACGCGCCGCTGGTTTTCGACTTGCTCGACACCTGGATGGGGCGATCACTGGGCGGCTGTCAGTACCACGTCGCCCATCCGGGCGGGCGCAACTACGACAGCCTGCCGGTGAACGCCAATGAGGCCGAGAGCCGGCGGATGGCGCGTTTCTTTCGCGTCGGACACACGCCGGGGAAACTTCCTATACCGAATCTGGAAATTAACGACGAGCTACCGATGACTCTCGATTTGCGACGTTTCTAA
- the rlmB gene encoding 23S rRNA (guanosine(2251)-2'-O)-methyltransferase RlmB, which produces MSQLEKIYGVHAVEALLRHHPKRVKQIWLAEGRSDPRVQTLIALAAENRVAVGQAERRELDAWVDGVHQGVVADVSPSQVWGEAMLDELLDRTEGAPLLLVLDGVTDPHNLGACLRSADAAGALAVIVPKDKSATLTPTVRKVACGAAEVIPLVAVTNLARTLEKLKQRGLWVVGTAGEAEQDLYQQDLTGPTILIMGAEGSGMRRLTRDLCDYLVRLPMAGSVSSLNVSVATGVCLFEALRQRGVKAAGAAKKS; this is translated from the coding sequence ATGAGTCAGTTGGAAAAAATCTATGGCGTGCATGCTGTAGAAGCGTTGCTGCGTCATCACCCAAAACGCGTCAAGCAGATCTGGCTGGCTGAAGGCCGCAGTGATCCGCGGGTGCAGACGCTGATCGCACTCGCTGCCGAAAATCGCGTAGCGGTCGGTCAGGCTGAGCGTCGTGAGCTGGATGCGTGGGTAGATGGCGTGCACCAGGGCGTGGTCGCGGACGTTAGTCCAAGTCAGGTCTGGGGCGAAGCGATGCTCGACGAATTGCTCGATCGTACCGAAGGCGCGCCGCTGTTGCTGGTGCTCGACGGCGTGACCGATCCGCACAACCTTGGTGCTTGCCTGCGCTCGGCCGATGCGGCGGGCGCGCTGGCGGTGATCGTGCCAAAGGACAAGTCAGCGACCCTGACCCCGACGGTGCGTAAAGTCGCCTGTGGCGCGGCGGAAGTGATTCCGTTGGTGGCTGTAACCAACCTGGCGCGCACCCTGGAAAAACTCAAGCAGCGTGGCTTGTGGGTCGTCGGTACAGCGGGCGAGGCTGAGCAGGATCTGTATCAGCAAGACCTGACCGGCCCGACCATCCTGATCATGGGCGCGGAAGGCAGCGGAATGCGCCGCCTGACTCGCGATCTTTGCGATTACCTGGTGCGTCTGCCGATGGCGGGCAGTGTCAGCAGTCTCAATGTGTCCGTCGCCACCGGCGTCTGCCTGTTCGAAGCGCTGCGCCAGCGCGGCGTCAAAGCCGCCGGGGCCGCCAAAAAGTCCTAA
- a CDS encoding NAD synthetase, which produces MSNPLPGIGMDYSPSQFMARQCIESQINLPRLFAAIDAAPGIVGAGVVYIDAEFNVVTLREFKPICSIRPKRIILREAQKYIAPAQFAQHVQDNPRESRLVGEAVNTTLSCAGAVIGWIVVLSGSVAIPFSAGASTVVAALGYTAAAASSVQCFASGYRTRNEIVNPARNDELDSEEWYQYTMIALDAASLVGVGASTLTTLKLVRLNKATTGKSVREVLRGLNRQERAKLTKELLSINDPRLTSKMIKLKQLSGELPRRFTPTEVKHATVTQIKDALGAAIGFTGSAISGNVRTIAVGLYEEAEQ; this is translated from the coding sequence ATGAGCAACCCCTTACCGGGTATCGGCATGGACTACAGCCCCTCCCAGTTCATGGCCCGCCAATGCATCGAAAGCCAGATCAACCTGCCACGCCTGTTCGCCGCCATCGACGCCGCCCCCGGAATCGTCGGCGCGGGCGTGGTGTACATCGACGCCGAATTCAACGTAGTGACCCTGCGCGAGTTCAAGCCGATTTGCAGTATCAGGCCCAAGCGAATCATTTTGCGCGAGGCGCAGAAGTACATCGCGCCGGCTCAGTTTGCGCAGCATGTACAGGACAATCCGCGCGAATCACGCCTGGTTGGGGAGGCTGTCAACACCACTTTATCGTGCGCGGGTGCAGTGATCGGCTGGATCGTAGTGCTCAGTGGCTCCGTGGCTATTCCGTTTTCGGCAGGGGCAAGTACTGTGGTCGCTGCGCTCGGTTATACCGCTGCGGCTGCCAGCTCAGTGCAGTGTTTTGCCAGCGGCTATCGGACCCGCAATGAGATCGTCAACCCTGCCCGTAACGATGAGCTCGACAGCGAAGAGTGGTACCAGTACACCATGATTGCGCTGGATGCTGCGTCCTTGGTCGGGGTAGGCGCATCCACGCTGACAACGCTCAAACTGGTCAGGCTGAATAAGGCCACGACCGGGAAAAGTGTCAGGGAAGTGCTCAGGGGGCTGAATCGACAGGAACGTGCCAAACTGACCAAAGAACTATTGAGCATCAACGACCCGCGCTTGACGTCGAAGATGATCAAGTTGAAGCAGTTATCGGGTGAATTGCCCAGGCGTTTCACGCCCACCGAGGTCAAGCATGCAACGGTCACTCAGATAAAAGACGCCTTGGGCGCCGCTATCGGTTTTACCGGCAGTGCAATTTCGGGGAATGTCCGCACCATTGCCGTAGGCCTGTACGAGGAGGCTGAGCAATGA
- the rpsR gene encoding 30S ribosomal protein S18 translates to MARFFRRRKFCRFTAEDVKEIDYKDLNTLKAYVSETGKIVPSRITGTKARYQRQLATAIKRARFLALLAYTDSHGR, encoded by the coding sequence ATGGCACGTTTCTTCCGTCGTCGTAAATTCTGCCGCTTCACCGCTGAAGACGTGAAAGAGATCGATTACAAAGATCTCAACACTCTGAAAGCTTACGTATCCGAGACCGGCAAAATCGTTCCAAGCCGCATCACCGGTACCAAAGCTCGTTATCAGCGTCAGCTGGCCACCGCTATCAAGCGCGCCCGCTTCCTGGCCCTGCTGGCCTACACCGACAGCCACGGCCGCTGA
- a CDS encoding YgiQ family radical SAM protein has translation MQAAKPLFDYPKYWAECFGPAPFLPMSREEMDQLGWDSCDIIIVTGDAYVDHPSFGMAIIGRLLEAQGFRVGIIAQPNWQSKDDFMKLGEPNLFFGVAAGNMDSMINRYTADKKIRSDDAYTPGGLAGKRPDRASLVYSQRCKEAYKNVPIVLGGIEASLRRIAHYDYWQDRVRNSILIDACADILLYGNAERAIVEVAQRLSFGHKIEDITDVRGTAFIRRDTPKDWFEIDSTRIDRPGKVDKIINPYVNTQDTQACAIEQEKGPVEDPQEAKVVQILASPKMTRDKTVIRLPSVEKVRGDAVLYAHANRVLHLETNPGNARALVQKHGEVDVWFNPPPIPMTTEEMDYVFGMPYARVPHPAYGKEKIPAYEMIRFSVNIMRGCFGGCTFCSITEHEGRIIQNRSEESIIREIEEIRDKVPGFTGVISDLGGPTANMYRIACKTPEIESACRKPSCVFPGICPNLNTDHSSLIQLYRSARALPGVKKILIASGLRYDLAVESPEYVKELVTHHVGGYLKIAPEHTEEGPLNQMMKPGIGSYDKFKRMFEKYTKEAGKEQYLIPYFIAAHPGTTDEDMMNLALWLKGNGFRADQVQAFYPSPMATATAMYHSGKNPLRKVTYKSDGVTIVKSEEQRRLHKAFLRYHDPKGWPMLREALTRMGRADLIGPGKNQLIPLHQPATDSYQSARRKNSTPAGSHKVAGEKTTKILTQHTGLPPRASDGGNPWDKREQAKAAAFARNQQAAKERKDAAKGKGPKPARKPVVPR, from the coding sequence ATGCAAGCAGCCAAGCCGTTATTTGACTATCCCAAGTACTGGGCCGAATGTTTCGGGCCAGCGCCATTCCTGCCGATGAGCAGGGAGGAGATGGATCAGCTTGGCTGGGATTCCTGCGACATCATCATCGTCACCGGTGATGCCTACGTCGATCACCCGTCGTTCGGCATGGCGATCATCGGCCGGCTGCTGGAGGCCCAGGGCTTCCGCGTCGGGATCATTGCGCAGCCGAACTGGCAGTCCAAAGACGACTTCATGAAGCTCGGCGAGCCGAACCTGTTCTTTGGCGTCGCGGCCGGCAACATGGACTCGATGATCAACCGCTACACCGCCGACAAGAAAATCCGCTCTGACGACGCCTACACCCCGGGTGGCCTGGCGGGCAAACGTCCGGACCGAGCGAGCCTGGTTTATAGCCAGCGCTGCAAGGAAGCCTACAAGAACGTGCCGATCGTGCTCGGTGGCATCGAAGCCTCCCTGCGCCGCATCGCCCACTACGATTACTGGCAGGACCGGGTGCGCAACTCGATCCTGATCGACGCTTGCGCCGACATCCTGCTCTACGGCAACGCCGAGCGTGCGATCGTCGAAGTCGCCCAGCGTCTGTCGTTCGGTCACAAGATCGAAGACATCACCGATGTGCGCGGCACTGCGTTCATTCGGCGTGACACGCCAAAAGACTGGTTCGAGATCGACTCCACGCGTATTGACCGTCCGGGCAAGGTCGACAAGATCATCAACCCGTACGTGAACACCCAAGACACCCAGGCTTGCGCCATCGAGCAGGAAAAGGGGCCGGTTGAGGACCCGCAGGAAGCCAAGGTAGTACAGATCCTGGCCAGCCCGAAAATGACCCGCGACAAAACCGTGATTCGTCTGCCGTCGGTTGAAAAGGTCCGTGGCGACGCGGTGCTTTACGCTCACGCCAACCGCGTGCTGCACCTTGAAACCAACCCGGGCAATGCCCGCGCATTGGTGCAGAAGCATGGCGAAGTCGACGTCTGGTTCAACCCGCCGCCGATTCCGATGACCACTGAAGAAATGGACTACGTGTTCGGCATGCCTTACGCACGGGTTCCGCACCCGGCGTACGGCAAGGAAAAGATTCCGGCCTATGAAATGATTCGTTTCTCGGTAAACATCATGCGCGGCTGCTTCGGTGGCTGTACGTTCTGCTCGATCACCGAGCACGAAGGCCGGATCATCCAGAATCGTTCCGAAGAGTCGATCATTCGCGAAATCGAAGAGATCCGCGACAAGGTCCCGGGCTTCACCGGTGTCATCTCCGACCTCGGCGGCCCGACCGCGAACATGTACCGCATCGCCTGCAAGACCCCGGAAATCGAATCCGCGTGTCGCAAGCCTTCGTGCGTGTTCCCGGGGATTTGTCCGAACCTCAACACCGACCACTCGTCACTGATCCAGCTCTATCGCAGCGCCCGCGCCTTGCCGGGGGTGAAGAAGATCCTGATCGCATCCGGTCTGCGTTACGACCTCGCGGTCGAGTCGCCGGAATACGTCAAGGAGCTGGTGACCCACCACGTCGGTGGTTACCTGAAGATCGCCCCGGAACACACCGAGGAAGGTCCGCTCAACCAGATGATGAAACCGGGCATCGGCAGCTATGACAAGTTCAAGCGCATGTTCGAGAAGTACACCAAGGAAGCCGGGAAAGAGCAGTACCTGATTCCGTACTTCATCGCCGCTCACCCGGGCACCACCGACGAAGACATGATGAACCTGGCCCTGTGGCTCAAGGGCAACGGTTTCCGTGCCGACCAGGTGCAGGCGTTCTACCCGTCGCCGATGGCTACCGCCACCGCGATGTACCATTCGGGCAAGAACCCGTTGCGCAAGGTCACTTACAAGAGTGACGGCGTGACCATCGTCAAGAGCGAAGAGCAGCGTCGTCTGCACAAGGCGTTCTTGCGTTATCACGACCCCAAAGGCTGGCCGATGCTGCGTGAAGCGCTGACCCGCATGGGCCGCGCCGACCTGATCGGGCCGGGCAAGAACCAGTTGATCCCGCTGCATCAGCCGGCGACCGACAGCTATCAGAGCGCCCGTCGCAAGAACTCGACGCCGGCTGGCAGCCATAAAGTGGCGGGGGAAAAGACCACCAAAATCCTGACCCAGCACACCGGGCTGCCACCGCGTGCCAGCGACGGCGGCAACCCGTGGGACAAGCGTGAACAAGCCAAGGCTGCGGCATTTGCCCGCAACCAGCAGGCGGCCAAGGAGCGCAAGGACGCGGCCAAAGGCAAGGGACCGAAACCGGCCCGAAAACCAGTCGTGCCGCGTTAA
- the rpsF gene encoding 30S ribosomal protein S6, with translation MRHYEIIFLVHPDQSEQVGGMVERYTKLIEEDGGKIHRLEDWGRRQLAYAINNVHKAHYVMLNVECTGKALAELEDNFRYNDAVIRNLVIRREEAVTGQSEMLKAEENRSERRERRDRPEHSDAEGVDGDDSDASDNADE, from the coding sequence ATGCGTCATTACGAAATCATCTTTTTGGTCCACCCGGATCAAAGCGAGCAAGTCGGCGGCATGGTTGAGCGTTACACCAAGCTGATCGAAGAAGACGGCGGCAAAATCCACCGTCTGGAAGATTGGGGTCGTCGTCAACTGGCCTACGCAATCAACAATGTTCACAAGGCTCACTACGTGATGCTGAACGTTGAGTGCACTGGCAAGGCCCTGGCCGAGCTGGAAGACAACTTCCGCTACAACGATGCAGTGATCCGTAACCTGGTCATCCGTCGCGAAGAAGCCGTTACCGGCCAATCCGAGATGCTCAAGGCTGAAGAAAACCGCAGTGAGCGCCGTGAGCGTCGCGACCGTCCTGAGCACTCCGACGCCGAAGGCGTTGATGGTGATGACAGCGACGCCAGCGATAACGCTGACGAGTAA